A genomic window from Betta splendens chromosome 17, fBetSpl5.4, whole genome shotgun sequence includes:
- the wnt3a gene encoding protein Wnt-3a yields the protein MFCETLRMIHLGCFLLLCGLTHVMASYPIWWSLAVGHQYTSLGTQPILCGSIPGLVPKQLRFCRNYVEIMPSVAEGVKIGIQECQHQFRGRRWNCTTVNDNLAIFGPVLDKATRESAFVHAIASAGVAFAVTRACAEGSATICGCDTRHKGPPGEGWKWGGCSEDVDFGSMVSREFADARENRPDARSAMNRHNNEAGRTSLNDNMFLKCKCHGLSGSCEVKTCWWSQPDFRAIGDYMKDKYDSASEMVVEKHKESRGWVETLRPKYNYFKPPTDRDLVYYESSPNFCDPNPLTGSFGTRDRVCNLTSHGIDGCDLLCCGRGHNTRTEKRKEKCHCIFHWCCYVSCQECVRVYDVHTCK from the exons GTCGCTAGCGGTGGGCCACCAGTACACCTCACTGGGAACGCAGCCCATTCTGTGCGGCAGCATCCCGGGCCTGGTGCCCAAGCAGCTGCGTTTCTGCCGGAACTACGTGGAAATCATGCCCAGCGTGGCCGAGGGCGTGAAGATCGGCATCCAGGAGTGCCAGCACCAGTTCAGGGGCCGGCGCTGGAACTGCACCACCGTCAACGACAACCTGGCCATATTCGGGCCCGTGTTGGATAAAG CCACTCGGGAGTCCGCCTTCGTTCACGCCATCGCCTCCGCCGGAGTGGCCTTCGCGGTGACCCGCGCATGCGCCGAGGGCTCGGCCACCATCTGCGGGTGCGACACGCGCCACAAGGGCCCCCCGGGCGAGGGCTGGAAGTGGGGCGGCTGCAGCGAGGACGTGGACTTCGGCAGCATGGTGTCGCGGGAGTTCGCCGACGCCCGAGAGAACCGCCCGGACGCGCGCTCGGCCATGAACCGCCACAACAACGAGGCCGGAAGGACG TCCCTCAACGACAACATGTTCCTGAAGTGTAAGTGCCACGGGCTTTCGGGGAGCTGCGAGGTGAAGACCTGCTGGTGGTCTCAGCCCGACTTCCGAGCGATCGGTGACTACATGAAGGATAAATACGACAGCGCGTCGGAGATGGTGGTGGAGAAGCACAAGGAGTCGCGCGGGTGGGTGGAGACCCTCAGGCCCAAGTACAACTACTTCAAACCCCCCACCGACCGCGACCTGGTCTACTACGAGAGCTCGCCCAACTTCTGCGACCCCAATCCGCTGACCGGCTCCTTCGGGACGCGCGACCGCGTGTGCAACCTGACGTCGCACGGCATCGATGGCTGCGACCTGCTGTGCTGCGGACGGGGACACAACACTCGGACCGAGAAGCGAAAGGAGAAGTGCCACTGCATCTTCCACTGGTGCTGCTACGTCAGCTGCCAGGAGTGCGTGAGGGTCTACGACGTGCACACCTGCAAGTAG